In Pogoniulus pusillus isolate bPogPus1 chromosome 20, bPogPus1.pri, whole genome shotgun sequence, the following are encoded in one genomic region:
- the HSD17B2 gene encoding 17-beta-hydroxysteroid dehydrogenase type 2 isoform X1: protein MDAFTSNLLGWLCVGVTTLFGVSVFYTAKRSPAEKANLLLWSLLPTLLGLLCVAMLGTGGGLVVFCTMCLISVYLGNRALLPVGDKAVLITEMQVWTPLTAHTSEEALLGLYLIQTGSDTGIGHALAKHLDDLGFVVIAGVLNKDGPGAEELRRTCSQRLSLLQLDVTNATQVKEAYLKVSAKVQDTGLWGVVNNAGILGLPADGELIPMSTYRQCMEVNFFGAVELSKTFLPLLRKSRGRLVNVSSMAGGIPLPRYAAYGASKAALSMFSGVMRQELSKWGVKVAAIHPSGFRTGIQGTADLWAKQEKELIENLPADTRQDYGEDYLLELKSYLLHMPLYCDANLSPVLGAILHALLAKRPQGLYTPGKGAYMPLCIFCYFPLWVYDFFISKMLSPKSVPRVLRTSEAASKDL, encoded by the exons ATGGATGCTTTCACTAGCAATCTCCTTGGATGGCTCTGTGTGGGTGTCACTACGCTTTTTGGGGTGTCTGTGTTCTACACAGCCAAGAGGAGCCCGGCAGAGAAAGCAaacctgctgctctggagcctccttcccaccttgctggggctgctgtgtgtggctatgctgggcactggtggggGGCTGGTGGTGTTTTGCACCATGTGCCTCATCTCTGTGTACCTGGGCAACAGGGCGCTGCTGCCCGTGGGCGACAAAGCTGTCCTCATCACAG AAATGCAAGTTTGGACACCTCTGACAGCTCACACATCTGAGGAGGCTCTTCTTGGTCTCTATTTGATCCAGACCG GAAGTGACACTGGAATTGGACACGCCCTGGCTAAACACCTGGATGACTTAGGTTTTGTTGTGATTGCTGGAGTTTTGAACAAGGATGGACCAGGAGCCGAGGAGCTGAGACGGACCTGTTCTCAGAGACtctctctcctgcagctggatgtAACCAATGCCACCCAAGTCAAGGAAGCCTATCTAAAAGTCTCAGCGAAGGTGCAAGATACAG gACTCTGGGGAGTTGTGAACAATGCAGGCATCCTGGGCTTACCTGCTGATGGTGAGCTGATACCCATGAGCACATACAGGCAGTGCATGGAGGTGAATTTCTTTGGGGCTGTAGAACTGTCCAAGACCTTCTTACCATTACTTCGGAAATCCCGGGGGAGGCTGGTTAACGTGTCCAGCATGGCAG GAGGCATTCCACTACCAAGATATGCTGCATATGgtgcatcaaaagcagctctGTCCATGTTTTCTGGAGTAATGAGGCAAGAGCTTTCCAAATGGGGAGTTAAAGTTGCTGCAATTCACCCGTCAGGCTTCCGAACAG GTATACAAGGCACAGCTGACCTGTGGGCTAAGCAAGAAAAGGAGTTGATAGAGAACCTCCCAGCAGACACAAGGCAAGACTATGGCGAGGACTACCTTCTGGAGCTAAAGAGCTACCtcctgcacatgcctctgtaCTGTGATGCCAACCTCTCCCCCGTGCTGGGGGCTATCCTGCACGCTTTGCTGGCCAAGAGACCGCAGGGGCTGTACACTCCTGGCAAAGGGGCTTACATGCCCCTCTGCATCTTCTGCTACTTTCCTCTCTGGGTCTATGACTTCTTCATTAGTAAGATGCTGAGTCCTAAGTCTGTCCCACGGGTGCTAAGAACATCAGAAGCTGCAAGCAAGGATCTCTAA
- the HSD17B2 gene encoding 17-beta-hydroxysteroid dehydrogenase type 2 isoform X2: MDAFTSNLLGWLCVGVTTLFGVSVFYTAKRSPAEKANLLLWSLLPTLLGLLCVAMLGTGGGLVVFCTMCLISVYLGNRALLPVGDKAVLITGSDTGIGHALAKHLDDLGFVVIAGVLNKDGPGAEELRRTCSQRLSLLQLDVTNATQVKEAYLKVSAKVQDTGLWGVVNNAGILGLPADGELIPMSTYRQCMEVNFFGAVELSKTFLPLLRKSRGRLVNVSSMAGGIPLPRYAAYGASKAALSMFSGVMRQELSKWGVKVAAIHPSGFRTGIQGTADLWAKQEKELIENLPADTRQDYGEDYLLELKSYLLHMPLYCDANLSPVLGAILHALLAKRPQGLYTPGKGAYMPLCIFCYFPLWVYDFFISKMLSPKSVPRVLRTSEAASKDL, encoded by the exons ATGGATGCTTTCACTAGCAATCTCCTTGGATGGCTCTGTGTGGGTGTCACTACGCTTTTTGGGGTGTCTGTGTTCTACACAGCCAAGAGGAGCCCGGCAGAGAAAGCAaacctgctgctctggagcctccttcccaccttgctggggctgctgtgtgtggctatgctgggcactggtggggGGCTGGTGGTGTTTTGCACCATGTGCCTCATCTCTGTGTACCTGGGCAACAGGGCGCTGCTGCCCGTGGGCGACAAAGCTGTCCTCATCACAG GAAGTGACACTGGAATTGGACACGCCCTGGCTAAACACCTGGATGACTTAGGTTTTGTTGTGATTGCTGGAGTTTTGAACAAGGATGGACCAGGAGCCGAGGAGCTGAGACGGACCTGTTCTCAGAGACtctctctcctgcagctggatgtAACCAATGCCACCCAAGTCAAGGAAGCCTATCTAAAAGTCTCAGCGAAGGTGCAAGATACAG gACTCTGGGGAGTTGTGAACAATGCAGGCATCCTGGGCTTACCTGCTGATGGTGAGCTGATACCCATGAGCACATACAGGCAGTGCATGGAGGTGAATTTCTTTGGGGCTGTAGAACTGTCCAAGACCTTCTTACCATTACTTCGGAAATCCCGGGGGAGGCTGGTTAACGTGTCCAGCATGGCAG GAGGCATTCCACTACCAAGATATGCTGCATATGgtgcatcaaaagcagctctGTCCATGTTTTCTGGAGTAATGAGGCAAGAGCTTTCCAAATGGGGAGTTAAAGTTGCTGCAATTCACCCGTCAGGCTTCCGAACAG GTATACAAGGCACAGCTGACCTGTGGGCTAAGCAAGAAAAGGAGTTGATAGAGAACCTCCCAGCAGACACAAGGCAAGACTATGGCGAGGACTACCTTCTGGAGCTAAAGAGCTACCtcctgcacatgcctctgtaCTGTGATGCCAACCTCTCCCCCGTGCTGGGGGCTATCCTGCACGCTTTGCTGGCCAAGAGACCGCAGGGGCTGTACACTCCTGGCAAAGGGGCTTACATGCCCCTCTGCATCTTCTGCTACTTTCCTCTCTGGGTCTATGACTTCTTCATTAGTAAGATGCTGAGTCCTAAGTCTGTCCCACGGGTGCTAAGAACATCAGAAGCTGCAAGCAAGGATCTCTAA
- the HSD17B2 gene encoding 17-beta-hydroxysteroid dehydrogenase type 2 isoform X3 has protein sequence MSVPSAVNHYPASILFRRWSCQAEGIKGSDTGIGHALAKHLDDLGFVVIAGVLNKDGPGAEELRRTCSQRLSLLQLDVTNATQVKEAYLKVSAKVQDTGLWGVVNNAGILGLPADGELIPMSTYRQCMEVNFFGAVELSKTFLPLLRKSRGRLVNVSSMAGGIPLPRYAAYGASKAALSMFSGVMRQELSKWGVKVAAIHPSGFRTGIQGTADLWAKQEKELIENLPADTRQDYGEDYLLELKSYLLHMPLYCDANLSPVLGAILHALLAKRPQGLYTPGKGAYMPLCIFCYFPLWVYDFFISKMLSPKSVPRVLRTSEAASKDL, from the exons GAAGTGACACTGGAATTGGACACGCCCTGGCTAAACACCTGGATGACTTAGGTTTTGTTGTGATTGCTGGAGTTTTGAACAAGGATGGACCAGGAGCCGAGGAGCTGAGACGGACCTGTTCTCAGAGACtctctctcctgcagctggatgtAACCAATGCCACCCAAGTCAAGGAAGCCTATCTAAAAGTCTCAGCGAAGGTGCAAGATACAG gACTCTGGGGAGTTGTGAACAATGCAGGCATCCTGGGCTTACCTGCTGATGGTGAGCTGATACCCATGAGCACATACAGGCAGTGCATGGAGGTGAATTTCTTTGGGGCTGTAGAACTGTCCAAGACCTTCTTACCATTACTTCGGAAATCCCGGGGGAGGCTGGTTAACGTGTCCAGCATGGCAG GAGGCATTCCACTACCAAGATATGCTGCATATGgtgcatcaaaagcagctctGTCCATGTTTTCTGGAGTAATGAGGCAAGAGCTTTCCAAATGGGGAGTTAAAGTTGCTGCAATTCACCCGTCAGGCTTCCGAACAG GTATACAAGGCACAGCTGACCTGTGGGCTAAGCAAGAAAAGGAGTTGATAGAGAACCTCCCAGCAGACACAAGGCAAGACTATGGCGAGGACTACCTTCTGGAGCTAAAGAGCTACCtcctgcacatgcctctgtaCTGTGATGCCAACCTCTCCCCCGTGCTGGGGGCTATCCTGCACGCTTTGCTGGCCAAGAGACCGCAGGGGCTGTACACTCCTGGCAAAGGGGCTTACATGCCCCTCTGCATCTTCTGCTACTTTCCTCTCTGGGTCTATGACTTCTTCATTAGTAAGATGCTGAGTCCTAAGTCTGTCCCACGGGTGCTAAGAACATCAGAAGCTGCAAGCAAGGATCTCTAA